Below is a window of bacterium DNA.
GAACGAATCGACGACCGGAAGAGGCTGGCGAATGATCGGGTCCAGAGGGGTGTACAACCGACTTGCGCTGTGCCCGGAGCACCTGCGCCCGACTGTTGGCACCCCCCGATAACCCTCCTGGGCCGCCAGTGGGCGAGCTCGAAGAAGCGAATGGACAAACCCGAACAGCCGCCGGCCGAGAAACAAGAAGCCAGGAACCGACCAAGCTCAGGAGGCGGGCCGCGGGATATGCTTGACTCTTCCTAGAAGGGCGCAAGTGTTGCGAATACGTGAGACTCGCCATGCGCGAATAGCGCCGGCGCAAGCGTTACGTTGCAGCGGACACTGTCTAATGCTTGAGGGGTATGCACGGCACGAGCCGAAGGCGGTCAGTCTCTACTCTTGTCTTTTTACTTGCATAAATTTGCTATAAATGCTAGTTTTTACAAGACAAATGCAACAAAACAGATGCATGAAGGAGCCGAAATGGCCAGAAAACCCGCCATGTCGGGCTGGGTGGATCAGCTTCAAGGTCTTGGCAGCTACACCTTTACCGCTTCCCTGGCCGAATCCGAGACCGGCCGTTCATTCGTTGCGGTTCAGACGGCCCTGCGCAGGCTCAAGGAGCAACGGAAGATCGTGTCCCCCCGTCGCGGGTTCTACGTCGTCGTGCCTCCGGAATATCGGGCGACGGGGTCGCCGCCGGCGAGCTGGTTCATCGACGATCTCATGCGCCACCTCGAGCAGCCCTACTACGTGGGGCTGCTCAGCGCCGCGGCGATCCACGGCGCCTCCCATCAGCAACCCATGGCCTTCCAGGTCGTGACGAACCAGCCCACGCGCGAGATGCGCGCCGGCAAGGTCACCATCCGATTCTCGATGAACAGCAAGGTCGAGCGGATGCCGACGACCGAGATCCAGACCGAAACGGGCACGATGCGTGTCGCCACTCCCGAGACCACGGCGTTCGACCTGGTCCGGTACCAGGCTGCGGCAGGGCATCTGGACAACATTGCCACAGTTCTTGCGGAGTTGGCGGAGCGCATCGACGCGCGGGCGCTGGTCGGCATCGCGCATCTGGTGAAGCTTCCGGACGTCCAGCGCCTGGGCTACCTGCTCGACGCGGTCGGTGAAGCCGACGTCGCCGCTCCGATGGCGGAATGGCTCAAGGCCTGGAACCCCCGCGCGATCCCGCTGCTCCCCGGGCAGCCGGCGCGCGCCGGGACCGATGAACGATGGCACGTCCGACCCAATGCCGAACTGGAGATCGACCTTTGATCCCACGCGCCAACATCACTGCATGGCGTACCCACGCACCGTGGCCCGCCAACGAGCAGGTCGAACAGGACCTGGTGCTTTCGCGCGCGCTGGTCGCCATGTTCTCGGCGGAGGCCGTGGCCGCTCAGGCCGTCTTCCGCGGGGGCACGGCCTTGCATAAGCTCTTCCTCGGCGCGGGAAGGCGCTACTCGGAGGATATCGACCTTGTCCAGCGTGACGCGGGCCCCATCGGCGAGCTGATCGGCGCGATTCGCGGTGCCCTGGACCCGTGGCTGGGAATCCCGCAGTGGAAGCAGGCCCAGGGGCGCTTCACCCTTATCTACCGCTACGAGACGACGTTTCCGCCGGTCGCGACCATGCGGCTGAAGGTCGAGATCAACACCCGGGAGCACTTCGCCGTTCTGCCCATTGAGCAGTACCCGTTCGTGGTGGAAAATCCGTGGTTCAGCGGAACTGCCGCTCTCCCGGTGTACCACCTCGACGAACTGTTGGGGACGAAGATGCGCGCACTCTACCAGCGCAGGAAGGGACGCGACCTGTTCGACCTCTGGGTGGCCCTGCGGGCAGGAGGCGCCACGAGCGCCCGTATCGTCGAGTGTTTCCAGCGCTACATGGCTCACGACGGCCTGACGGTATCGCGCGCCGAGTTCGAGGCGAACCTGACTGCAAAGATCAGAACCGCCACATTCCGGGAAGACATCCGGCCCCTCGTCTCGGCCGACGTCGCCTACGATCCGGCGGTCGCAGTGCAACTGGTTCAACGCGAATTGCTCGCGCGATTGCCAGGGGAGCCGTGGAAGGGGCTGGATCGATGATGGATGCACCGGTGCATCCTACCTGCGCTTCCCGCCCCTGTCCTTCTCCTACGCATCCATGTCCGCCCACTTGCGGGCCGCGCGCGCGAAGAAGACCAGCGCAATGATCGCCACCACGCCGATGCCCGCGAACGGCAGCCACACCTTCAGGTGCGGGTCGTAGGTCTCCCAGAGCAGCGACGTGGCCGCCGCGGCGTCCAGCCCCGTCACCTGCTGCAGCTTCACGAAGGCCTCGGTGCGCGCGACTCCGGCCGCGGCATCGAGGCTGCCCAATTTGCCGTCCCAGCTGCCGCCGCCCGGCGCGTGCTCGGCCAGGTATTTCTGCGCGAGCACCGCCTTCTCGCCGAAGTTGCCGTAGAAGTAGCCCTGCAGCTTGGAGCCCACCAGCCCGCCCACGCCGACGGGAATGTTCACGAAGCCCAGGTACAGGCCCTTCTTGTCCACGGGGGCGATCAGCGCCAGGTACTCGTTCTTCTTCGGGCCGGTGAGCATCTCGCCGAACGAGAAGCCCATGACGCCGAGCAGGAACACCGAGCCCAGGTTGGTCAACCCGGCCACCAGCACGCCGATGGTGGCCATGCCCATGCCGATGACCATCGACTCGAGCGTGCGCATCTTGCGCACGAGCCACGACACCGGGATCATCAGCAGCACGATCAACAGAGCGTTCAGGTTCAGCAGGATCTCCTGCGGCACCTGCAGGCCGCGATCGGTCTCGATGGCCCACTTGTCCGGAAACAGCGGTGAACTCCGGAAGAAGGCGGCCGTTCCACCCGAGTCGTTCCAGTCGGTCAGGAAGTTCGGGTGCAGGTCCCAGAGGGTGTACATCATCAGCCAGAAGCAGCTCATGATGGCCAGCCACGTGGCCAGGCGCCAGTCGCCGAGGGTGCGGAGCGTGCGCGTGAGCACCTGCAGCGGGCTCGCCGTCTTGTCGGAGCCGCTGGCGAAATCCTTGAACGTGAACAGCATCAGGTAGTTCAGGGACATCACCGCGGCCGCGGTGAAGAACAGCGCCTGCCACGAGTAGTCGTGGCGGATGAAGTTGGCGAGCATCGGCCCGATCGCCGCGCCCACGTTGACCACCCAGTAGAAGATGCCCCAACCCAGCGACGAGTTCGTGCGGTCCAGGTTCTGCGCCAGGCTTCCCTGCAGCGACGGCTTGAAGAACGCGGTACCCGTGGCCAGCACCACCACGCCGAAGGTGAAGCCCAGGAAGCTGGTCTGCGTGGCCATCAGGCAGTAGCCCAGCACATTGAGGGTGATCGCGAAGAACAGGCTCCGCTTGTACCCGTAGCGGTCGGCGAAACCGCCCGTGAAGGTGGGCAATATCGACTGGAAGGCGAACCACAGCGCGTAGATGGTGCCCTTGTCGGCGGCCGTGAAATGCAGGCCGTGCGGGTCGTCGGCCTGCATGATGTAGATGGCCACCACCGAACGGACCAGGTAGTAGGCCAGCCGTTCGAACATCTCGATCACGTTGAGCAGCCAGTAGCCGTGGGAGAATCCCAACAGGCGGCCGCGGCCGGCGAGCGCGTCGGTCAGCGGGGTGTCGGTCATGTCCGGGATCCTCCGCAGCGGCGGCGGTCAGTGGGCTGGTGGCACGACGAGGACCTCGCGGAGCGCCTCGAGCGTGTAGGGCTTGTTCAGGAAGGCGTCGAAGCCGTGCGCCCGGAACTCCGCCACGACGGCGCTGTCCGAGTAACCGCTCGAGACGACAGCCCGGATGCCCGGGGCCAGGGCGCGGATGAGGCCGATGGCCTCGTCGCCGCCCATGCCGCCGCGCACGGTCAGGTCGAGAACCACTATATCATAGGGCTGACCGGCGGCGATCGCCCTTTCGACCAGGTCCACCGCTTCACGGCCGTCGACGGCCTCGTCCACGGTGTGGCCGAGCGAGCCGATCATGGCCCCGGCCACCGAGCGGATGAGTTCCTCGTCGTCCATCACCAGCACGCGGAGGCGGCGCTGGCCCGGCGCCGCCTTGCCCGCCGACGGTTCAGACGTCATCGGGCCAGCTTCGGCAGCGGCGGCCGGCAGGAGGACCTCGAACGTGGTTCCCCGACCAGGCTCCGAGGCAACCCGGATGGAACCGCCGTGGCGCTTGACGATGGACCACGTGGTGGCCAGGCCCAGGCCGCTGCCGCTCTGCTTCGTGGTGAAGTAGGGGTCGAAGATGCGCGGCAGGTACGAAGGCGCGATGCCGACGCCCGCATCGGCGATGCGCACGACCACGAACCGCCCGCCGGCGGGCAGGGCCGCATCACTCCCGCCCGGCAGCTCGAGGTTGGCCAGTTCGATGCGCACGACTCCCGCCTGCTGCATGGCCTGGCTCGCGTTCATGACGATGTTCTGGACGACCTGCACGATCTGGCCCTCGTCGGCATCGGCGTCCCACAGGCCGGCCGGGGCATCGAGGGCGCAGACGGTCGAGGTGCCGCTCAGGGCGAAGTGCGTGGCGCCCTCGACCACCGCCGGCAGCGACAGGCGTTTCTTCTGCGGCTTCCCGCCCTTGGCGAAGGTGAGCAGCTGCGAGGTCAGGCTGACCGCCTGGCCGCTGGCCCTCTCGGCCTGGGCGAGCATCGCCGCCGCGGCCGCCGGATCCTCGAGCTTCATCCGCGCCAGGGAGATGTAGCCGAACACACCCTGCAGCAGGTTGTTGAAGTCGTGCGCCAGGCCGCCGGCCAGCGTGCCGATGGCTTCGAGCTTCTGCAGGCGCAGCCGCTCGCCCTCGAGACGGCGCCGCTGGGTCAGGTCGCTGGCGACGATGATGACCATGCGTGGACGACCCTGCTCGTCGCGGACCAGGGAGACGTCGGCTTCGCCGTCGAACCGGCTGCCGTCGCGGCGGAGGAACCCGAATTCGAGGCCCTGGAAGCGCGAGACGGTGAACAGTTCCAGGAGCTTCGCCTGCGCCAGTTCGCGGCTTTCCGGGGCCACCCACTCGAAGACGCTGCGACCGACAAGTTCGGCGTCCTCATCCTCGCCGAACAGTTGCAGCGCCGCCCTGTTGGCCATCCGGATACGGCCCTCGAGGTCGGACACGGTGATGGCGTTGGGCGCCAGTTCATTGAGCAGGCGGTAGAGATGCTCGCGATCGCGCAGCTCGTCCTGGGCCAGGCGACGGTCGGTCACGTCGCTGACCACGCCGTTCCACAGTACGTCGCCGCCGGGTACGACGGTCTGGCTGGCATCGAGACGTATCCAGCGGATCGAGCCGTCGACGACGAAACGGCCTTCCCAGCTCAGGGGATCGCCGGCCTGCGTGGCCGCCTCGTTGGCGCGGTACAGATCGTCGAGGTCGTCGGGATGGATCCCCGCGAAACCCAGGTCCGCATCGGCCAATACCGCGTCATGATCATAGCCGAGCATCAGGCAGGCCCGCGGACTCAGGTACTCGAAGGTCGGGCGGCCGTCGGCTCGCATGCGCAGCGTGTAGACGCCGTTGGGAATGCGGCGCACCAGCTCGTCGTAGCGGGAGGTTATCTCGGCGAGTTCGCTGTTGCTGCGCGTCAGGTCGGCCGTGCGCGCGGCGACCTGGCGCTCCAGATCTTCACGCCCGCGACGCAGCTCGGCTTCGGTCGCGCGAAGGTCGTCGATCAGGCGGGTGAAGTCCTGCGCGTCGGTCAACGCCTTGCGGCCGAGACACTCGGCCACGCCGCGATAGTAGTCGCGCTCGGACTCGACATGCGTCGACTTTTCGACCATCCCCGGGACCTGATCTGCCGATTCCGCCACCGTCACCCTCCTTCCGAGAGGACGACCAGGACGCCCGTCCAGTCCAGGCCGCGGCTGCGACCCAGAAGCGGCGCGATCTCGACGCCGGACCAGATGCCCAGGAGCGGGATGCCGGCCTCGCGCGTCACCCGCTGGACCTCGGCAGCTTCCTCCTGGTCCGTCCGCGACTGCGCGGCCGTGCGGCCACCGCAGCTGATGTACAGCGCCAGGAACGGCCGTCGTCCCCCGGCACGCGCCCGCGCCACGAGTGCCGGCGCGTTCTCGCGCACGGACTGCAGCATCATGCGGTTGTCGCGGACCATGAACTGCACTTCCTGGCCCACGGCCAGGTCGGCCTCGAACATGCCGACGCCGTCGCCGTCCGGCGTCACGCCGGTCAGCAGGCGATTGACGTACTGGCTCTCCCGGGGTGGACCGAACCGTTCGCCGCAGTTGATGCCCAGCGTGAGGTTCATGATCACGGGACGTTCGCCGCGCCAGTCCCGGTTCCCGAACAGTTCGTCGATGATCTCCGGGAGCGGACGGCCGTCCAGTTCGTGGACAACGTCGCCCTGCATGCGCGTGATGCGCCGGTAGACGCCGTCGAGCGGGATGCAGCCGTGCATGATCGTGTGATCGACGCTGCAGTCACCGCTGATCAGGCAGGCCACCACGTGCTGGGAGACGACGCCCCGGCCGTCGAACTGCCAGGTCGAGCCGAAGCCGTACTCGCCCAGGAGCCCGGCGCCGAGGATCGGCACGTCTCCGGGGAGCAATTCCTCGATGCCGGCAAGCAGGGGAGCCGAGGCGTTGAGCACCGGCGGCCCCGGCTGGCCGGCCGGCGTGCGGATCGAGTCGTAGAGGACATAGAGTGCCTTGTCCGCCTTCGACCGGGCCAGGCCTCTCGCCAGGGTGCGCCCGGCAGCAACCTCGTCGACGTCGAGGCCGCCGGCAGCGGCGACCCTGAAGGCCACCTTGTCGGAACGGATGGCGGCAACCGCCGCCGGGTGGCCCTGGTAGGAGAGTGCTTCGTTCGTGATCACGCCGAGGCTGGAGCCGCCGATGATCGGCGTGGCCCCGCCGACCACGGAGCGCAGCCCGGCGTGGAACCGGTGGGCATCACTGTGGCCCGAGCAGAAGGCGGCCAGGAGGTCGGCCTGCCCCAGCCCGCCGGCGCGCAGGGCCGCAGCGGCGGTGTCGCGGCCGAGCGAGTAGGCGTCGGCATCGTTTCCGTAGGAAATTCCCACACCGGTCATCCGCATCCCCCATTTCGTGCCTCCGCGCGTGCACTGCGATTATGACTGCCGGGCCGCCTGCGGGTCAATGGCCGCGGCGGTCATGATGTGCAACAGGCCGTCGCACGCGAGACGGACTATCATGGGGACACGGGCCCGCCCCGCCGCGGGCCGGATCGGAGACCTCATGAACATCCTCCTGGTGGAACCCCGTACTCCCGAGACTTTCTGGAGCCTGCGCCACGCGCTGCGTTTTGTCGGCAAGCGCGCCGCCAATCCGCCGCTGGGCCTGCTCACGATGGCGGGCCTGCTGCCCCGCGACTGGTCCTGTCGCCTCGTCGACCGCAACACCACCGACCTGCCCGACGCCGACCTGGCCTGGGCCGACTTCGTGATGGTCAGCGCGATGGAGATCCACCGCGGCGAGGTGACGGAACTGGCCCGGCGTTGCCGTACCCTGGGCCGGCCGTTGATCGGCGGCGGCCCGCTGTTCATGCCCGAGCCCGACGCCTCGCTCGGCGTCCCGCACGTGGTCGTGGGCGAGGCGGAGGAACTCGCGGCCGGACTGGTCGCCGACCTGCGCGCCGGCACGCTGCGCCCCCTGTACCAGGCCCCGCGATTCCCCGATCTCTCGCTGACGCCGCTGCCCCGCTGGGACCTGCTCGACCTGCGCCTCTACGCGACGATGTCGGTGCAGTCGTGCCGCGGCTGCCCGTTCGACTGCGAGTTCTGCGATGTGGTCGCCCTCAACGGGCGCCGGCCGCGCGTGAAGTCGCCGGCGCAGTTCATCGCCGAACTGGAGGCGCTGCGCGTCCTGGGCTGGCAGGGCCCGGTCTTCGTGGTCGACGACAACTTCATCGGCGATCCCCGGCGCAGTCGCGAACTGCTGCTGGCGATCATCGACTGGCGTGCGCGCACGCGCACACGCATGACCTTCCTGACCGAGGCCTCGGTCAACATGGCGGCCGAGCCCGAGCTTCTCGACCTGATCGTCACCGCCGGCTTCAAGAAGGTGTTCCTGGGCCTGGAAACGCCCAGCGCCGCGAGCCTGCGCGAATGCCGCAAGCTGCAGAACCTGCGCGGCGACCTGGCCGGGAGCGTGGCGACGATCCAGGCCGCCGGCCTCGAGGTGATGGGCGGCTTCATCGTCGGCTTCGACAGCGACGAACCCGACATCTTCCAGCGACAGTACGAGTTCATCCAGAAGGCCGGCGTGGTGACGGCGATGGTCGGCCTGCTGCAGGCCATGCCGCGCAGCCGCCTCTACCAGCGCCTGGCCGGCGAGGGCCGGCTGCGCACCGAGAGCCACGGCGACAACACGAGTGTCGTGTTCAACTTCGAACCGCGGCTGGACCGCGAGTTCCTGATCGACAACTACCGCCGCCTGATGTGCCGCCTCTACGAGCCCGGCGCTTACTACGACCGCATCCGCATCTTCCTCGATGCCCATCGCATGCGTGGCCCGCGTACCCCCGTGTCCTGGCCCGACGTGGGCGCCGGCTTCCGGTCGGCGTGGGTCATGGGCATCGCGCACCGCGGTCGCCGCGCCTACTGGCGCTTCGTGCTGTCCACGCTCACCCGGCACCCCGACCAGTTCGGCGTGGCGATGACGCTCGCCATCATGGGGCACCATTTCCGGCGGGTGGCGGCGGAGCTCTAGGCGGGCCCGCCGCGACCGGACCGAAGCAGTCCGGTTCCCCGTGGCGCCGGCCTGCGGAATCGGCTAGTCTTGGGCGCGACAAGTCCAGGCCGCGACAACGCAGGCCGCTGCCGCTGCGACCCGTCCGGCGGCGGGCATCCCCCTCGACAGGATCGGCTCCATGAATCGTCAACAACTCATCCTGGCCGGCCGGGTCGGCGACCAGGAGGTCCGCTTCGAGCTGAGTGAGGGCAAGCACGTGCTCGGCCGCGCCGCCGACTGTGATGTCGTGCTGCCCGAGTCGTCCGTGTCGCGCCGCCATGCCGAGCTGGAGTACGCCAGCGGCCGCGTCCGCGTGCGCGACCTGGGCAGCCACAACGGCACCCAGGTGAACGGCGCCACCTGCGAAGGCTGGCGCGACGTGGGCCCCGGCGACCAGCTCACGCTGGGCCGGGCCACCTTCGCGCTGGGCGGCAACCTCGACTCGCAGGCGCTGATGACCATCGTCGGCGACCGCCAGTCGGCCGGCGTGGCCATCACCTGGCAGGAAGCGACCGGGCGCGACAGCGGTACGCGACAGACCGCCCGACGGGCCGGCAAGCGCGCCGAACTGTTCACGGTCCTGGCCGAAGCCGGGAGCCTGCTCGTCACGCCGGGTACGCCGGAAGAGCTGTTCGAGCCGATCCTCGACCTGGTCGATGCCGCCGTGATGCCGGAGCGCGCCCTCATCGCGCTGCTGGACGAAGGCACGGGCGAACCCCAGGTGCGCGCCTCGCGCGTGCGTGGCGGCGGCCAGGCATCGAACCTCATGCTCAGCCGCACCGTCATCAACCGTGTGCTCGGCGAGCGGGTGTCGTTCCTCATCGAGGACGCACAGCAGGACGTCGCCTTCCAGGCGCAGATGAGCATCGTCAGCCAGGGTGTGCGCACGGCCATCGCGGCACCCCTGTTCGACAACGAGAACGTCATCGGCCTGCTCTATGCCGACTCGGCCGACTCGCACGACCGCTACACCACCGACGAGCTGAAGGCCTTCACGCTGCTGGCCAACTGCGTGGCCGTGGCGCTGACGCACGCGCGCTACCACACGATGGAAGCCGAGAAGCAGCGACTGGAAGGCGAACTGGGCGCGGCGCGGCGCATCATGAGCACGCTGTTGCCCGACCGGGCTCCGGACATCGCGGGCTGGGAACTGGTGCCGCACCTGGTCTCGTGCACCGAGGTGGGCGGCGACCTCTACGACGTGTTCGCGCTGCCGGACGGCAGGGTGATGGTGGTCGTGGGCGACGTGGCGGGCAAGGGGCTCGGCGCGGCGCTGCTGGTCTCGTCGCTGCGGCCGCTGCTGCGGGGCCTGTCCGGTCCGTGTTCAGACCCGGCGAAGCTGGTCGAGCGCCTCGACGCGGTGCTGTACCCGGTCACCGAGCCCGTGCGGTACGCGACGCTCTTCGTGGGCGTGCTGGACCCGGCAACCGGCCAGCTCGAGTACGTCAACGCCGGGCACAATCCGCCCTACCTGGTGCGGGCCGGCGGCGCGATCGAGATCCTGGCCCCGACCGGCATGCCGGTCGCGCTGGTCGGCGAGGGCACCTGGACGGCGCGATCGCTGACCATGGACCCGGGCGACCTGCTGGCGTTGTTCACGGACGGGATTCCCGAGGCCTGGAACGAGGCCGAGGACGAATACGGCGACGCGCGGCTGCTGCAGGTGCTCAAGGACACGCGCGAACGCGGCGCCGACAGTGTGCGCGACGCGGTGCTGGCCGACCTCACGGAGTTCGTGGGGGACGCGTCGGCCAGCGACGACGTCACGCTGGTGCTGGTGCGCAGGCTGCCGTAGCCGCCCCGCGCTATTGCCGGAACAGGGCCTTCACCGAGCCCCAGGTCTGCGTCTCCACGCCCACCGGCGACATGGCCTGGATCTCGATGACGAGATCGTTGAAATCGTTGTCGGTCTTCGACCAGTTGTATGACGGCGCAATGCTCGTCCCGTAGTCGAGATCTTCCCAGGCAAGCACATACGTGGGCACGCCACCCGACAGGTGCGTGATGTTGAACACCAGGCACTGCGGGTCGCCGTTGAAGGGCGCGTGCGTGGCGGCCACGCCATTGGTGCCCTTGTCGTTGTAGAAGCGGTTCGTGAAGAACAGCTCCGGCTCCGGCGCGTGCGCGCCGCCGTCCAGCGTCCCGTTCGGGTTCAGGTAGAAGCCGAAGCGGGTCATGCCGTTCGGGAACGAGATCGACGCCGTGGCGCCGGCGCTGAGCGGACCATCGAAGACGATGCCGTCATCGCTGCCGTCGATGACCGGGGCGCCCGCCAGCGACTCCTCGTACCAGCCCAGCGTGTTGCGGTTCGAGAAGCCCGCGATCTCGCGGACGATGAGCCCGTTCAGGCCGAGATCCTGCCAGTAGGCGGGATCGGCATCGCCGGGATTATGGCCTTCGTAGTCGGTGGCGACGTTGATGACGCCGACGCCGTACCGCGTATCCAGGATCTGCTGCAACGGGACATTGTCCCACGAAGTGCCGAATGTGATGTCCACGGCGCCGACGATGGTCGGGCAGGCCAGCAGGGCTGCGCCGACGACCAGGGCCAGCGACGGGAAACGGGCGAATCGGTGCCGCATGCTGCGTCCTCTCAATGGTCCTTGCGGGGCGGTGTCCCCCTGACACCGGCCCATGAGTCTAGCATGGTGGATTTAATGTCGATCAAACAAATCATGAATGACCATCTATCGACTTCTTACATGAGCAATGGTGCGTCCTCTGCCGCTATCGCAACATCTTTTCACGCTTGACTTTGCTGTATACATCACGATTTTGTGATATTTGGTCAAAATAGTTGGCTTGCGGAACCGACCGCAAAGGCCCGTGGCTCCCGCGGGGTTGATGGACTAGAATGCCGGCACGTCCGGGACCCTCCCGTGGCACTTCCCGCCGGAAAGGACCAGTCATGCTGAACGCCGCCTTCACCAGGATCGGACTGTCGCCCATCGTCGAGATCAGCGAGCGGATCCGCGATGTGGCCCCGCGCTGGGAAGCGAAGACCGGTGCGAAGTTCGCCTACCTGCAGCGCGGCGAGCTGGCGGACAACACGCCGGCCTACATCACGCGCGCCATGGAGCAGGCCGTGGCTGCCGGCCTGACGCGCTACCCGAAGTCGGGCGGCGAACCCTGGTTCAAGGATGCGGTGCTGGCGCGCATGGCGGAGAACGGGCTGACCGGCCTTGGCCGCGAGCACGTGATCTGCACCTACGGCGGCCAGGAAGGCCTGCAGCTGGTGTTCAACATGTTCGCGGGCGGACGCGTGGTCTCGTTCGCTCCGACCTGGTCGTGCGTGCTGGACAACATCGCGCCCTATGCGGGCTGTACGCTGGACGAGGTGGCGCTGGTGGAACGCGACGGCCGGCTCGACATCGACTTCGCGCAGGTCGAGGCGAAGCTGCCGGGCGCCGCTCTGCTCTACGTGAACTCGCCGCAGAACCCCACGGGCAAGGTGTTCTCGCGCGAGGAGCTGTCGCGCCTGAACGACCTGTGCGTGAAGCACGGCGTGCACATCGTCTCGGACGAGGCCTACGAGGACTTCGTCTTCGGCGGCGCGAAGCACGTGAGCATGCTCCAGTTTCCCGGCGACCACATCTTCGGCGTCTTCACCTGCTCGAAATCGTATGCCGCGACCGGCTTCCGCATCGGCTACACCGTCTGTCGCAATGCCGGCATCATCGCGAAGCTGACGCTCGGCGAGTACACGCAGACGGGCGGCGTGGTGCCGTTCATCCAGAAGGCGTTCGTCGAGGCCATGACGAACGAGGCCGAGCGCCAGGCCTGGCTCGAGCCGCTGCTGGCGAAGTTCGCACGCCGTCGCGAGCTGATCGTCGAGAAACTAGGTCCGGTGCTCGGCCCCGGGCTGTACCGCCCCGAGGGCGCGTTCTACTTCTTCCTGAACCTGAAGGGCCTGGTGCCCGAGGCGCCCGCCGGCCAGTCGCAGGGCGAGTTCACGCTGCAGCGCTTCCTCGACGCGGGCGTGGCGGTGATTCCCGGCACGGCCTTCGGCGGGGCCGAATATGCGCACCACGTGCGGATCTCGTTCTCGGGGATTGAAGAGGCGGAACTCGCCAAGGCGCTCGATCGCATCACCAGTCAGGTATTCACCGGGACGAAGCGCGCGAGCGCGTAATCCCGCCAGCTCTCGATCAGGCCAGCCGCCGGTGCCCCAGCGCCGGCAGCCGGCGCCTTACCTCGGCCTGCCGGGCGAAGTCCAGCGTCGCCGTCACGATCTCCGTGCCGCGATCGCTGCCGCGAGCCAGCACCACGCCCCACGGGTCGACAATCAGGCTGTTGCCGTGGGTCATGACGCCGCCCGAGCCGGGGCCCGTCTGGCCCGGCGCCAGCACGAAGGCCTGGTTCTCGATGGCGCGCGCACGCAGCAGGCTCTCCCAGTGCGCGGCGCCGCTGGTGGCTGTGAACGAAGCGGGCACCGTGAGCAGCTCGGCGCGCTCATCCGCATAGCGCCGGTACAATTCGGGAAAGCGCAGGTCGTAGCAGATGCTCAGGCCGACCGTGTGGCCGAGCACGGTGGCGCACGTGGGCGTGTCGCCCGGCACGTACCAGTCCGACTCGCGGATGGCGACGCCGTCCACTTCCACGTCGAACAGGTGGATCTTGCGGTAGGTGGCGTTGATGCCGCCGTCCGGGCCGATCAGCACCGAGGTGTTGTGGACCTTGAAGCTGCCGGCGATGGCTTCGCAGACACTGCCGGCGAGGATGGCGGCGTTGAACTCCGCGGCGATGGCCTGCAGGCCGCGCGTGGAGGGGCCGGG
It encodes the following:
- a CDS encoding carbon-nitrogen hydrolase family protein; amino-acid sequence: MTSPADIQLLPVAVIQLDAGEDVPANVVRAERLAREAALAGARFIALPEMYHFRSTGKPSTLPGEPIPGPSTRGLQAIAAEFNAAILAGSVCEAIAGSFKVHNTSVLIGPDGGINATYRKIHLFDVEVDGVAIRESDWYVPGDTPTCATVLGHTVGLSICYDLRFPELYRRYADERAELLTVPASFTATSGAAHWESLLRARAIENQAFVLAPGQTGPGSGGVMTHGNSLIVDPWGVVLARGSDRGTEIVTATLDFARQAEVRRRLPALGHRRLA
- a CDS encoding DUF4070 domain-containing protein produces the protein MNILLVEPRTPETFWSLRHALRFVGKRAANPPLGLLTMAGLLPRDWSCRLVDRNTTDLPDADLAWADFVMVSAMEIHRGEVTELARRCRTLGRPLIGGGPLFMPEPDASLGVPHVVVGEAEELAAGLVADLRAGTLRPLYQAPRFPDLSLTPLPRWDLLDLRLYATMSVQSCRGCPFDCEFCDVVALNGRRPRVKSPAQFIAELEALRVLGWQGPVFVVDDNFIGDPRRSRELLLAIIDWRARTRTRMTFLTEASVNMAAEPELLDLIVTAGFKKVFLGLETPSAASLRECRKLQNLRGDLAGSVATIQAAGLEVMGGFIVGFDSDEPDIFQRQYEFIQKAGVVTAMVGLLQAMPRSRLYQRLAGEGRLRTESHGDNTSVVFNFEPRLDREFLIDNYRRLMCRLYEPGAYYDRIRIFLDAHRMRGPRTPVSWPDVGAGFRSAWVMGIAHRGRRAYWRFVLSTLTRHPDQFGVAMTLAIMGHHFRRVAAEL
- a CDS encoding DUF4114 domain-containing protein, coding for MRHRFARFPSLALVVGAALLACPTIVGAVDITFGTSWDNVPLQQILDTRYGVGVINVATDYEGHNPGDADPAYWQDLGLNGLIVREIAGFSNRNTLGWYEESLAGAPVIDGSDDGIVFDGPLSAGATASISFPNGMTRFGFYLNPNGTLDGGAHAPEPELFFTNRFYNDKGTNGVAATHAPFNGDPQCLVFNITHLSGGVPTYVLAWEDLDYGTSIAPSYNWSKTDNDFNDLVIEIQAMSPVGVETQTWGSVKALFRQ
- a CDS encoding pyridoxal phosphate-dependent aminotransferase: MLNAAFTRIGLSPIVEISERIRDVAPRWEAKTGAKFAYLQRGELADNTPAYITRAMEQAVAAGLTRYPKSGGEPWFKDAVLARMAENGLTGLGREHVICTYGGQEGLQLVFNMFAGGRVVSFAPTWSCVLDNIAPYAGCTLDEVALVERDGRLDIDFAQVEAKLPGAALLYVNSPQNPTGKVFSREELSRLNDLCVKHGVHIVSDEAYEDFVFGGAKHVSMLQFPGDHIFGVFTCSKSYAATGFRIGYTVCRNAGIIAKLTLGEYTQTGGVVPFIQKAFVEAMTNEAERQAWLEPLLAKFARRRELIVEKLGPVLGPGLYRPEGAFYFFLNLKGLVPEAPAGQSQGEFTLQRFLDAGVAVIPGTAFGGAEYAHHVRISFSGIEEAELAKALDRITSQVFTGTKRASA
- a CDS encoding SpoIIE family protein phosphatase, with translation MNRQQLILAGRVGDQEVRFELSEGKHVLGRAADCDVVLPESSVSRRHAELEYASGRVRVRDLGSHNGTQVNGATCEGWRDVGPGDQLTLGRATFALGGNLDSQALMTIVGDRQSAGVAITWQEATGRDSGTRQTARRAGKRAELFTVLAEAGSLLVTPGTPEELFEPILDLVDAAVMPERALIALLDEGTGEPQVRASRVRGGGQASNLMLSRTVINRVLGERVSFLIEDAQQDVAFQAQMSIVSQGVRTAIAAPLFDNENVIGLLYADSADSHDRYTTDELKAFTLLANCVAVALTHARYHTMEAEKQRLEGELGAARRIMSTLLPDRAPDIAGWELVPHLVSCTEVGGDLYDVFALPDGRVMVVVGDVAGKGLGAALLVSSLRPLLRGLSGPCSDPAKLVERLDAVLYPVTEPVRYATLFVGVLDPATGQLEYVNAGHNPPYLVRAGGAIEILAPTGMPVALVGEGTWTARSLTMDPGDLLALFTDGIPEAWNEAEDEYGDARLLQVLKDTRERGADSVRDAVLADLTEFVGDASASDDVTLVLVRRLP